Within Bombus fervidus isolate BK054 chromosome 3, iyBomFerv1, whole genome shotgun sequence, the genomic segment ttatatgaatatatatattactgcATACTGTTACAATAAGTGAATAGATATTAAAGCCtaaattttagttattaaAGTCTAAACTTATGTTTTCAGAATTCCTTAATTTTTGAAGCGATATAggtatttaataattgaagGCAACAAAAGTTTCCTTAAAAAATAGATgtctattttattcattaagaTTAATTGCAATCCTTATATAGACAAAATCATTTGGATTAAATCTtacaattattgttatttatcaaactaataaaaaattacagacATGCATAGGAATGCAACGTGTGTAACTGTCAATCGATAATATTGAATGCTACATTGAAATGATAAGAATCTTTGCGAATACATATTCAACTACGACTGTTACATCTATATTCCATGTTATTTATGGTATATTATGACCAAATACATATTATCagatattattctatataatgtATGGTTTCCATGTGTTTGGTCAAAGTTTAGGAGCATAGAGGTTAAAGTTTCTTCGCTATATGACGCGTATCTCTATAGAATGTacggtttataacgtaatacataagTTATCATTTTAATTCTGTATGTTTCAAATTCTAATACCCCTTATTGAAAGCTCCTGATTTTTTCAtagatatatacaaatatttgaaatcatGAGAGAAGAAACATTAAAAGGTTGGCATCTTATATGGTGGTTATTTACTTTGCTTGGATTTCCAATTACTATCCCATGGTTGATATATCATTTCTTTGATATAATGcaacgaaaaagaagaaaaagtatgTTAAGTGGGAAGGTagattatatttcatatgaatttgtattttgtaaattttaaaaataatcaccTGCTATATTTCAACTGGTATTTTAGGTTGTGATAATAACTGGAGCCAGTTCTGGATTAGGAGAGGCATTAGCGCATGTTTTCTATGACTGTGGCTGTAaacttattttaatttctagaaGAAAGGAGGAATTGCAAAGAGTGAAAAATGACTTACTGAATATTCATGTTGTATGTATCCATTGacaacaatttttcttaaaattcatTGTAAACGATTTGACTTTATTTTAGACAATACCAACTCATCCTCCAGTAATTGTACCATTAGATCTAACTAATATCAATTCTCTACAAACTGAAGTTTCAAAAATGATAGATATCCATGGAAAGATTGATATTTTGATTAACAATGCTGGCATTTCTTACAGAGGTGAAGTTGTTAATACAAATATGGATGTAGATATAAAAGTAATgcttacaaattattttgctCAAATTGCTTTGACAAAAGGTAATTATTTAATCctaattcaatgaaatttgttgATTCTTTATCAAAAAGTCTACTGTGTCCCACAGCTGTCCTCCCATATATGATTCAGCAAAAGTCAGGTCACATAATATGTGTTAGTAGCATACAGGGAAAAATTTCGATACCATACAGGttaggatattttatatttaaatttgaaagcaattcctagaaaattttaattactattcTTAATATGACAGGTCTGCATATGCAGCTTCTAAATATGCATTACAAGCCTGGTGCGATTGTTGTAGAGCAGAAATGTATGaccaaaatataaaagttacaacTGTTAGTCCTGGTTATGTAAAAACCTCTCTTTCACAGAATGCATTAACAGGAAATGGGCAAATTTATGGAGGTTTGTAAACTAGAAACTTAATTAATCTTAGTAAAATGTAATTGTGTATAAACATCAATGCAATTACAGTAATGGATAAAAACACACAAGAGGGATATTCTCCAGAATATGTAGCAGATTGTATTTTAAAAGCAgtattgaaagaagaaaaagatgtgTTTATTGCACCATTTATTCCAAAATGTGCAGTATATTTACGCACTTTATGTCCATCATTGTATTTCTGGATAATGCAAAAACGAGCTAAAAAGGCAAAAGAATCATAATACTtaatatatgattataataaaggggcaattatttgtttcttattatttataaaaatattctgtttctacctttatatttataatatcttttattattatgttataactaaaatgaaatatatgttataataaatttaattttatgccAAGTTGATGGCAGTCTTGAaaagagaataattttatgaaatgcaTTGGACAAAATTATAtccaaattatattttattataatgcCAGTCATTGGTGGAATATgtttacattatatacattttaatactATAAACGTGTTAATGGAATTTAGATTGAagcacattaaaatatatgtcaTCTAAAACTTGAAAAGTCATGgaatatataaagataagtaattacagaaattatgttttataaatataataaaagctGTAAAATATAGACATATACAGAAAGTAAAGATACTTGCATAAATTTcacgtagaaaaataaatgctTGAAAATGCAGAGAAATAGAGACTTTAAGCTATAAATTACAGAACAATAAATTTACCTAACATACCATTCATCAAATGTATCTTTATCcataatagatattttattgcatattCTTTTGTATGTTgcaactataaaatattataagttgtatcataacaaatatttggCTAATAACTGAGACATTTAAAGTATGACATATAATGTACACTAATTGGTACAAACTTTGTTGTCATGGCAGGACACTTATTTAAGTTTTTGTTATGTATCAGtgatttttttgtaaattttaatttaatttaatttaaaaagattataattGACGTTAacttaattgtaaaaaaaatacgaaCACATAATTTTTCACATTAACATAATGAAGCATTATATGTTTGTATTGTGCATAAAATGCACACCATATGTAataactatattttattttggatTTTATTTTGGTAAAAGATATTATGCAAAGATAGTTAAACTCTTAAATTCTACATAAAATGTATTGGCCTactgattttattttcttttttttttaatttttacctcatatagatttttttaaatattaaaataatgtagATGAATATTAGAAAGCATACACTGATTGAAATAAACTTTACATTTTGTTTATGTTAAGGGAAAGTAGGTATACGGTACTCAAGATTTTTCTAAAGCAATTAGGTTTCCTTACCTATCatgtaaataacaattttgtattatatctgCTATATAGTCATAAAATCATAGATGTtggtatattttgtttatatttacaagTAATTTGCAAGAATTATTTGACACATTACTCAACTTAAAATGTAtctaaaaatttcttatattacgtgatgtaatatttattatcatcatTCACTTACAGAAATGTTTGTGACGTTTAATTTGATATCCCATGTGTTTGTATATAGCATGATAAGAGTCTTATGTAATTAACAAAAGTTTTGTGTATTATGCTGATTAAGATGTTTGCCAAATAATACTAggacaaattttttttagatattttcaaGAATGGCTTTTccgaatattaatatcttttgcATAGTGGACTATATCATTGGGTGAGAAAATCTAGGCAACATTCTCTTTAATATATCACATGCAGTGTATTCTATCTACTTTATTTACacactaaaaatatatagttcaAGTCCAACCTTTCAGATGTACGTTTGCAATTTAGCATAAATCTAAGAACACTTATATTAGTAGTTATATCACATAAGTGATTGCATGAATATGATTGTGTCTTTTTTGTGTTAATATTAACTGTGATATAATCAACAAGATGGAGATCATAGAGTAACAATGTGGAGCCTTAAGAAATATCATGTTTTAGATTCAAAGTGGTTTTAGAACAGGCTTCTTTTAGTCTGCTTTATTAGATATTTTCCCTTCTATTGTAAAATCAGCATCCACCTGTGAGGTAGTGTCAAaacttaaaagaaatataaacatCAAACAAAAATAGATTTGAGTGATTCAACAATCCCCACTAATTTACATGAAATTGTAATTCACAGATTTCTATGCTAGGCCTTATTACGATCTTTTATGATATATCGTATGGCCTACCTTACTGTTTTTTAAAACTcagattttctctttcttggtAAAAgaacatttcatttaaatgCCTGATAAACTCTCCAAGCACTGATGCTGAGAGCTACCAGTGTAATAGTCGTATGAAGAATTCTTCTTCTGGTATCATCTTTTCTTACGAGAAATGTTGGAGACGATGGTCCTAGAACTgccaacaattctacatgtgGTAGTTTGCTTGTGTCAGTCTCTACTTGATATTGGCAGCAGGGATCAAACTGCCAAGAAACAGTATAAAGTCCACAGGATATTACAGATATAAAACCTAATGGGCCACAAATATAGGGCTGGTCACCCCAAATCAAACCTGTGAAATATATAGTAACATACTTTgtataaagaataatatttcaatataaatatatacatatataatatgaaacataAGTTTTAAAAACCTGTAGTTATGGCAGCAAGACCAGACAATGCTGCAGTCTTATGAAGACAATTTCCTACTGCTATCCATCTGGAGGTTTCATCACCTAATTTAGATGGCTCAATAACGATTAAACTGCATTCAGATTCTAATGCTCTTTCTAGTTCATATTCAAATGTCTCATGTGCATTTTCGTTATCGTATACCTCTTTGATGATGGCAACATTTGAGGAATCATCCCTGTAAGAAATCCCTACCTAATTGTCAAATAAATactttacataaattatataaattgcaattacatttagatataaatataattccattatttcaaaataatattataatttatacatacataataaaacatataaattgtACTCATTCTTATAaagtcaaaaatatatttttatatatcaattGTGTAATTTAAATCAAATAGTATGATCCttcttataaattaattcttttgtGTGTTATGTAAGATGTTGTTTGGAGATGATCAACGCTATATTTGTTTGAATACAAACACGTTTATAACAGAAACAATAACATTATCCTTAATGTTATATGtctaaataacattttatcgGATTCTAACAATATTTgtcaaattaatatacattttaatgaTTCAAAAATGTTACTGAGATTGACAggagacaaaaaaaaaatgtagggaaaaaaatgaacatagtacataaaaataataaatctttataatgaaatgatttttaattttgtcttGAAATGGAAATTTACGGGTTAGTAAAACATTCACGGACATACAGCAGAGATTATGAAAGATTAAACTCCTGAATTCCAGGGAGTAGATTCGaggttaatttcatttcaaaattaattattatgttattatattatattacggtATGTATATTAGTGTTAGTTAGAAGTATCaagttttgtataaaaagcCGAAAATAATTTAGCCTACGAACCTGTCACCAGCTTCATCTACCATCTTTACAATCAGACTTCCAAACACTGGAACGTTGGTCTGGATGAACCGGAAAAGAAATCTCGAACATTGAACCGGATGTAAAAATCAGCTGATTCAATTTAAGCATTCGCATGAGTCAAGTCGTAGTTTGCAACTTAAGTTTGTTCAAACGTGCTTCTTTGTGAAGTcatatttcttcatttatttcaacatTTGATTACGTTTGGAAAGCAAGGAAGATATCATCCGCTAGGAAGGTACTTATGATTATTACATCATTCCTAGCAAAACCACATTTCACGAAATATATATCATTCGGATAGTATGTAGTATTTTGTGAAATGTGACTTTGTTAGGAGTAtatctaattataaaataaaattgcaaatatatcttttaccttgtcattctatatttatatgtgtacattatattttatacaaataatatatttaaatac encodes:
- the LOC139985762 gene encoding dehydrogenase/reductase SDR family protein 7-like encodes the protein MREETLKGWHLIWWLFTLLGFPITIPWLIYHFFDIMQRKRRKSMLSGKVVIITGASSGLGEALAHVFYDCGCKLILISRRKEELQRVKNDLLNIHVTIPTHPPVIVPLDLTNINSLQTEVSKMIDIHGKIDILINNAGISYRGEVVNTNMDVDIKVMLTNYFAQIALTKAVLPYMIQQKSGHIICVSSIQGKISIPYRSAYAASKYALQAWCDCCRAEMYDQNIKVTTVSPGYVKTSLSQNALTGNGQIYGVMDKNTQEGYSPEYVADCILKAVLKEEKDVFIAPFIPKCAVYLRTLCPSLYFWIMQKRAKKAKES
- the Pmi gene encoding transmembrane protein Pmi, coding for MVDEAGDRDDSSNVAIIKEVYDNENAHETFEYELERALESECSLIVIEPSKLGDETSRWIAVGNCLHKTAALSGLAAITTGLIWGDQPYICGPLGFISVISCGLYTVSWQFDPCCQYQVETDTSKLPHVELLAVLGPSSPTFLVRKDDTRRRILHTTITLVALSISAWRVYQAFK